The DNA window AATATGCAGAGCGAGATGTACAGATCAATTACTGGTTTGGAACAGATGAATTTGGACGTGATCTTTGGACACGTGTATGGAGAGGTACTCAAATTTCGCTATTTATCGCGTTAGTAGCAGCGGCACTCGATTTAGTGATTGGAGTTATTTACGGCGGCATCTCTTCCTTTTACGGAGGACGAATAGATAACGTCATGCAGCGAATCATTGAAATATTGATGGGGATTCCAAATTTGATCGTGATTATTTTATTTATATTAGTTTTAGAGCCGGGGATTACGTCCATTATTTTGGCAATGGTCATCACTGGATGGGTCGGAATGGCACGTGTTGTGCGCGGACAAGTATTGCAGTTAAAAGGGCAAGAGTTTGTTTTAGCTTCACGGACATTAGGTGCTTCAAACCCAAGACTCATTTCTAAGCATCTTTTACCGAACGTCATGGGACCGATTATTGTCACAGTGATGTTCACGATTCCAACAGCCATTTTCTTTGAAGCGTTTTTGAGTTTTATCGGACTTGGCTTACAGGCGCCGCTGGCATCTCT is part of the Planococcus sp. PAMC 21323 genome and encodes:
- the opp3C gene encoding oligopeptide ABC transporter permease, which codes for MTKNTPHLPPHQDLQVQNQYAYDDIPSDLFVKAPLDQRKSEEIGTPAVSFWKEAFQRLLKNKGAMISLILLVFLIILALIGPGMNEFSYREQNLTHSNLPPKVEGLEWMGFNGLNSQGTDEYAERDVQINYWFGTDEFGRDLWTRVWRGTQISLFIALVAAALDLVIGVIYGGISSFYGGRIDNVMQRIIEILMGIPNLIVIILFILVLEPGITSIILAMVITGWVGMARVVRGQVLQLKGQEFVLASRTLGASNPRLISKHLLPNVMGPIIVTVMFTIPTAIFFEAFLSFIGLGLQAPLASLGVLIEDGYKSMRYFPYKLIFPALVISIIMISFNLLGDGLRDALDPKMRK